From the genome of Campylobacter concisus, one region includes:
- the htpX gene encoding zinc metalloprotease HtpX yields MEIFKTAFLMVTLMLIFIAVGGYIGGEHGMMIALLIATGTNIFSYFFSGTLVLKRYNAIPVDESNAHGLYEIVSRLTQKANLPMPKIYIIPEEVPNAFATGRNPSHAAVAVTEGLLKILNENEIEGVLAHELSHVRHYDILTGSIAAILAGAIAMLANFAKIGGIAGQSSGSRRGGGNAIVMLALAILMPIAATIIQMAISREREYKADKGAAYLTGHPEWLASALRKLESYSNSYVMQNASEQSAHMFIVNPFGSLTNKLGVLFRTHPSTSDRIAELERLEQEIKRGM; encoded by the coding sequence ATGGAAATTTTTAAAACTGCTTTTTTAATGGTTACTTTAATGCTGATTTTTATCGCTGTTGGCGGATATATTGGCGGTGAGCATGGCATGATGATCGCCCTTTTGATAGCAACTGGCACAAATATCTTTTCATATTTTTTTAGTGGTACTCTGGTGCTTAAAAGATATAACGCTATCCCAGTCGATGAGAGTAACGCTCACGGGCTTTATGAGATCGTATCTCGTCTCACACAAAAGGCAAATTTGCCTATGCCAAAAATTTACATCATACCAGAAGAGGTACCAAATGCCTTTGCCACGGGCAGAAACCCAAGCCATGCAGCCGTTGCAGTAACCGAGGGGCTTTTAAAAATTTTAAATGAAAACGAGATCGAGGGTGTGCTAGCTCACGAGCTAAGCCACGTAAGGCATTACGACATCCTAACTGGCTCAATCGCTGCCATACTAGCTGGCGCTATCGCAATGCTTGCAAATTTTGCTAAGATTGGTGGTATTGCTGGGCAAAGCAGCGGTTCAAGAAGAGGTGGCGGTAATGCCATCGTTATGCTAGCACTTGCTATACTCATGCCAATAGCTGCCACAATCATCCAAATGGCGATCTCAAGGGAGCGCGAGTACAAGGCGGACAAAGGCGCAGCCTATCTAACAGGACACCCAGAGTGGCTTGCAAGCGCTCTAAGAAAGCTTGAGAGCTACTCAAATTCTTACGTTATGCAAAACGCAAGCGAGCAAAGTGCTCATATGTTTATCGTAAATCCATTTGGCTCGCTAACTAACAAGCTTGGCGTACTTTTTAGAACGCATCCAAGCACTAGCGATAGGATTGCTGAGCTTGAAAGACTTGAACAAGAGATAAAAAGAGGCATGTAA
- the rsmG gene encoding 16S rRNA (guanine(527)-N(7))-methyltransferase RsmG, with protein sequence MKNELCLPAEFDEKVKAYAQIFAKFNKVHSLSNYKDISEQVLDSIRPLEIFELSAKTAIDVGSGAGFPAIFLALAMPRTKWHLFEPIAKKSSFLSYAKIELGLQNLEVHSQKIELADKFTADLITSRALSKTKELIKICEGFYDENTKFLIYKGSSVMDEISGIDAQIYNDKNRNYIYFNLKNQEEIR encoded by the coding sequence ATGAAAAATGAGCTTTGCTTGCCGGCAGAATTTGACGAAAAAGTAAAGGCTTACGCTCAAATTTTTGCTAAATTTAACAAGGTTCATAGCTTAAGCAATTATAAAGACATAAGCGAGCAAGTGCTTGATAGCATTAGACCGCTTGAAATTTTTGAGCTAAGTGCCAAAACGGCGATCGATGTGGGCAGTGGGGCTGGCTTTCCGGCGATATTTTTAGCCCTTGCGATGCCGCGCACTAAGTGGCACCTTTTTGAGCCGATAGCCAAAAAGTCATCATTTCTAAGCTATGCTAAGATCGAGCTTGGCTTGCAAAATTTAGAAGTTCATAGCCAAAAGATCGAGCTTGCAGATAAATTTACGGCTGATCTCATCACCTCAAGGGCGCTTAGCAAGACAAAAGAGCTTATAAAAATTTGCGAGGGGTTTTACGATGAAAATACTAAATTTCTCATCTATAAAGGCTCTAGTGTCATGGATGAAATTTCAGGCATAGATGCGCAAATTTATAATGATAAAAATAGAAACTACATATATTTTAATCTCAAAAACCAAGAGGAGATACGTTGA
- the ribA gene encoding GTP cyclohydrolase II translates to MKIEISNTANLPSRFGTYNVQAFKEGAKEHLVIYKEPLSEVVNLRIHSECLTGDAIGSLKCDCRDQLEASLKYIEENGGMVIYLRQEGRNIGLLNKINAYSLQDKGFDTIEANHQLGFKADERTYEVVDFILNHYGIKEINLLTNNPLKLHGLSSVKIVKRVPIVIKPNKFNEGYLKVKKEQMGHIL, encoded by the coding sequence ATGAAAATAGAAATTTCAAACACGGCAAATCTACCATCAAGATTTGGCACTTATAATGTTCAAGCCTTCAAAGAAGGGGCAAAAGAGCACCTCGTGATCTACAAAGAGCCTTTAAGCGAGGTGGTAAATCTTAGAATTCACTCCGAATGCCTAACTGGCGATGCGATCGGGAGCCTAAAGTGCGACTGCCGCGACCAGCTTGAAGCGAGCCTAAAATATATCGAAGAAAATGGCGGCATGGTCATCTACTTACGTCAAGAAGGCAGAAATATCGGACTTTTAAACAAGATAAACGCTTACAGCCTGCAAGATAAGGGCTTTGATACCATTGAGGCCAATCACCAGCTAGGTTTTAAGGCTGATGAGAGGACTTATGAGGTGGTTGATTTTATCCTAAATCACTACGGCATAAAAGAGATAAATTTACTCACAAATAACCCATTAAAACTTCACGGACTAAGCTCTGTAAAGATCGTAAAACGCGTGCCTATCGTCATAAAACCAAATAAATTTAACGAAGGCTATTTGAAAGTAAAAAAAGAGCAAATGGGGCACATCTTGTGA